One genomic window of Clostridioides sp. ES-S-0054-01 includes the following:
- a CDS encoding UvrB/UvrC motif-containing protein gives MLCQKCNKNKASVYYNKIVNGEKTEMYLCSECAKGNTEMNFNLDMPFSMMDIFSNLGFQPKKELEEKLVCPKCNMTYSEFKNNGRFGCNECYNAFSSQVNPMLQNIHGHIEHTGKAPKKSFYKISVENEIKELKEDLDRAIKNEEYELAVQFRDKIKYLKGSID, from the coding sequence ATGCTATGTCAAAAATGCAATAAGAATAAAGCATCTGTATATTACAATAAGATAGTCAATGGAGAAAAGACTGAGATGTATCTATGTAGTGAATGTGCAAAAGGGAATACAGAAATGAATTTTAATTTAGATATGCCTTTTTCAATGATGGATATATTTTCTAATTTAGGTTTTCAGCCTAAAAAAGAACTTGAAGAAAAGTTAGTTTGCCCTAAATGTAATATGACATATAGTGAATTTAAGAACAATGGAAGATTTGGATGTAATGAATGTTACAATGCATTTAGTAGTCAAGTAAATCCAATGCTTCAAAATATACATGGGCATATAGAACATACAGGCAAAGCACCTAAAAAATCTTTTTATAAGATAAGTGTGGAAAATGAGATTAAAGAACTAAAAGAAGATTTAGATAGAGCTATAAAAAATGAAGAGTATGAATTAGCTGTTCAATTTAGAGACAAAATTAAATATTTAAAAGGTTCTATTGACTAA